The sequence below is a genomic window from Microbulbifer hydrolyticus.
GCGATCGCCACGGCGCTCGACCTCGCGCAGGACCACAGCGACCCCAACCTGACTCTCTTGTCAGCCAAGCCCAACTAAGATATAAATCCCACCCCGGGTGATCGTTCTTTTTTTAGCCAAAAGCTTGCCGATCACCCACACCACACTATTAAACAGAAATAAACTGCTGTATCCGGCCGCCGATCGCACCGGATTTGCGGGTGGGATGAGAAGAATTGAACTTCAGGCACTGGGCAGCACTGTCATTGACCGGTCTGCTGGTACTCACTAAGAGTGCCGCTGCTGCCTGCCCGGAATCCGGGGTTCAGATCGCCAAAGGTCCGCTTTCCCGTGCCCTGATCGCCCTCGGCCGCGAATGCCGGGTGTCCCTGGTTGTCCAGGACAACAGCGCCGCCTCTATATATATCCCCGAGCTACACCTCGAGACGCCCGATGGCAGCATCGCCCCCGCACTTCACCAGTTGCTGGAGAGGACGACGCTGACCTTCACCCACACCGGCACCAATGCGATTGCCGTTGTGGCCCGCAGCGAAGATTCAGAGGACGAGGCTGCCGAGTCCCCCCTGCTGCCGGCTGAAGAAGTCACCGTGACCGGCCGCAACCTGACCGGTAGCCACCTTCGCCACCTGAAGCTGGACAGTTACGCCCCTATCGATGTGCTCGCCCAGCCAGAACTGGAAATTACCGGTGCCCAGACCATTGCGGAACTGCTGAAATTCTTGCCCGCGGTATCCGGTAACTCCACCAGCACTTCTGTCACCAACGGCGGCAACGGCACCGCCACCGTGACCTTGCGCGGTCTGCCCGCCAGTAACACACTGGTTCTAATCAATGGCCGCCGTATCGTCAACAACGGCTTCGGAGGCGAAGCGGCCGACCTGAACACCATTCCGCTGTCGGCCGTCGACCGTATTGAAGTTTTGAAGGACGGCGCCTCGGCGGTATACGGATCCGATGCCATTGCCGGGGTAGTCAACATCATCCTGCGCAGGGATTTTGACGGTCTCTCGGTCAACAGTTACTACGGCCAGGCGGAGCGCGGTGACCAGCAGACCAACTCCTACAGCGTGACCTGGGGAGCGGGGGACGACGATCGTCATCTTATGTTCAGCCTGGCGGATTACCGCCAGGGCGAAATTTACAGCCGCGACCGCGCCCTTTCAGCCTCGGCGGACAACCGCGCACGGGGCGGTACCGACCTGCGCTCCTCTGCCTCGCCCCAGGGATATATCGCGCTGTCCGACGGTGTAGTGACCAGCACGGAAAATGGTTACGACACCTGGACCCCGGAAGACCTGTATAACTTTCGCGAGTACACCTCCGCACTGGTGCCGTCAGAAAGGCAATCCCTGTATGTCGCAGGCAACCAGAACCTCAGTGAATCCGTGGAAGCCTACGCGGAGCTGATGGCGATACGCACACGCTCCGAATCCACCATGGCGGCCACACCGGTATTCACCCGATTCGACAATGGCGACCTGACGATATCTGCCGATCAAATCCACAACCCGTTTGGTGAAGAGATCACTGACGTGCGCAAGCGGGTACTGGAGCTCGGCCCACGGGTGCAGTACAACAGCACGGATACCTGGCGCCTGAACACTGGCCTGAAAGGGACGGTGGAAGACTGGCAGTGGGAACTGACTGCAGCGGCGCATTACACCCGCGCAAAAGAACGCCTCAGTAACCTGATCAATCCAAACCGGCTCTCCACTGGCCTGAAAGGCGCCGACGTCTGCAATGCAGACGCCGGTTGCGTTCCGGTAAACCTGCTGGGTCCTTCAGGCAGCATCGACCAGGCGCAGCTGGATTACATTCGCGGAGAAAACCGTGTCAGCGGCGCCACCCGCATGGCCTCCCTCACCTATGTCGCCAACGGCCCGCTGGGGCATAATCGCGCCGGCGATATACTTGCGGCAGCCGGCGTGGAAATTCGGCGCGAAGCCATCGACTTTACCTCGACGGATGCCAGTGGGCTGTCCCTGATTGGCGGTGTCGCCTCCGGCGCGGCACAGGGAGAGCGCCTGATCGGGGAAGCCTTCGGCGAGATCTCCGTGCCGTTGATCGCGAAATCCCTGTGGCTCGATGGCGCCGTGCGCTATTCCGATTACAGCGATTTCGGCAGTACTGCCAATCCCAAAATGGCATTGCGCTGGCGCCCATGGCCATCCCTGCTGTTACGCGCCAGTTACGCAACCGGCTTCAAGGCACCGACACTGGTCGACATGAACCAGACCGGATCACAGAGCCAGGAGTTTCTTTTTGACCCCTGCACCAACAGTAATGCAGCCTCGTTGCCGGGATGCAATGGCCGCGCAGACCAGGCCCGTATCCAATACCTCACCGAGTTTGGTGGTAACCCGGACCTTCAACCGGAAACCTCTGACAACCGCTCGCTCGGCATCGTGTGGACACCGGGAGACTTTACCGGCTTTCACGCGAGTCTCGACCTGTTTGATATCCGCCAGAACGACGTTATTGATACCAACCCCCAGTACCTGATCAACCAGAACGCGCTAAATGGCCTGTTCAGCGATCGCGTGCTGAGGGATGACAAGGGTGACATCACCCGCGTGGTTGCCACGCGCCTGAATATTGGTGCACGCGAAGTCCGGGGTGTGGACGCCAGCATGCGCTACCAGTATCAATCCCGGGAGCTGGGGTTGATCCGCTGGTCTATTAACAGCAGCCACATGGCCAGCTACCTGAACCAGCTGGCCCCCGGGAGCCCTGTCGAAAACCTCGCTGGCACCTTTGTCGATTCCGCCAGTGGCGGCGCCGGTTCCCTGCCGGAATGGAAAGCCAACACCGGCATTTACTGGAAGCGTGGCCGCTGGGAAGGCGGCTACACCGTGCACTACGTCGACGAGCTTGAAGAAAGCTTCACGCTTAACAATGAGTCCGTCACCCGCTCTATCCACAGTTGGTCGACGCACGATCTGCAACTCGCCTATGGCGTCCCCCTCGGATTCCGTTTCGCCATCGGTATCGACAACCTGCTCGATAATGCCCCCCCCTTTGCCGCATCGGCATTCAATGACAATTTTGATGCGCGCACCTATGATTTAGCCGGTCGCTACTGGTACACCACATTCAGCTTCAACATGTGAAGCAAGCACCGCCAATCGATTTCACAACATCCCATTTTCCCCCCTATCCTGATTGCTGACCTCCTTACCCTGGAGCATTCACAGTTCTGCCCGGCCGACGATTTTTCGCCGGTATTTCGCTGATTTCGTTGTTCCGGAGCGATTAAGCGATCGCACAGATACCCAAGCGACGGGCTCAATGGCCTCACTGCCCACCTTCCAATAAAAACCAGCGCACATGCTGTTCGCATTTCTCACCTTTTTTGACGTCACAATCGGCCCCCAAGAACCAAAGGCGCAATTTCATTCACGAATATCCTTGAATGAAGAAAAATTGTTCTAGGGTTGATAGCAAGCCTCTGTTGATAGAAGTGTGCAGTTGTCAGGGAGGGCATGGCCATATTCGGCGAACATCACCGGTATCAGGAGAGGTATACCATGGACAAAACCCGTCTTTCTCGGGCAATCAAGGGCGCGATCGCAGCTGCCGCCGTCACATCCAGCTTTTCTACCGTTACTATTGCTCAGGATGTACAGGCGCAGGTTGAGGAAATTGTTGTAACCGGTTCTCGCATTCAGCGTGCGACGGACGCCAATAGCGCCACCCCGATCAGTGTCTTCGACGCAGCGCAGCTGGAACAGTCAGGCCAGACAACTCTGGAAGACTTCCTGCAGGACATCCCATCCATGACAGGTGGCCAGCTGGGGTCATCCGTCAACAACGGCAGCGCCGGTCTCGCGACCGTATCTCTACGCGGCCTTGGCTCATCCCGTACATTGATTCTGATGAATGGCCGTCGACTCAGCTCATCCGGCGGAGCAACCGGCGTGGTGGACCTGAACACCATTCCCACCTCCATTATTGAGCGTGTTGAAATTCTCCGCGACGGCGCATCCACCATTTACGGTTCCGATGCGATTGCCGGGGTAATCAACATCATCACCAAGAAAGGGTTCGAAGGTGCAGAGTTGACCTTCGACTACGGCTCTTCCACCCACGGTGACGGAGACGAGTATCTGGCGGCGATGACCCTCGGCGCGTCCAATGACCGCGGCCATGTGATGCTCAATGCCCAGTACACCAAGCGCGATGAAATCGGCCAGGGGGATCGCAGGTTTTCAGAGTGCCCGCTGCGAGAAATTGGCGGCAATGTGGTGTGCGGCGGTAGTGCGACCACCACACCGGCGCGCTTCTCTCCTACGGCAAATTCCGATCAGCTGATCGTTGACCCCATTACCGGTGAGGTTCGGGACTTCAATGCCGCCACCGACGCGTATAACTTCGCCGCGGTCAGTTACCTGATCACGCCGCAGGAAGTCGCCTCAATGTACGGCTACGGCACCTACGAACTGTATGACTGGAAGGACGTCACGACGTTTAACGCGTTCAGCGAGCTTTCATTTGTAAACCGCCGCTCAGACCAGCTGCTGGCAGCCGAGGGTACCTTCTGGGGCCCCGAAGTGCCCATCACCAGCCCCTATAACCCGATTGGCGAGCCGGTCAACATCGGTCGCCGCCTGGAAGAGACGGGCGGCCGGGCCTTTTCCCAGGACCTGAACACCTGGCGTGGCGTTGTTGGCCTGGAAGGTGAGTTCTGTAATGAGTGGACCTGGGATCTCTCCTACAACTATTCGCGCTGGGTCGACACCCAGATCGATCGCGGCCGCGGCAATACCGTCCGCTTCCAGAACCTGCTGGATCCCGTCGCCTGCGCGGCAGATGAAGAATGTTCCGCAGCGCTGGCAGATTCTGGCGGTGTACCCGCCTGGAACCCCTTTGTGGAAGGATCGCTGACCCCGGCCATGCAGGATTATGCGCTGGTTACCAACTCACCAGTGGAGCGCTCCAACCTTCGCAGCTTCCAGGCCAACCTGGTCGGCGACTTTGGGGACTGGAGCCTGGCGAGTGAGGCACCGCAGTGGGCAGTCGGTTATGAAAATCGCGCAGAGCGCGCTGAAATTGTTCCGGACGGCGCAGCGCAAATCGGGCAGATCTACTTCGTGAGCGGTGATGCCTGGGGCGGTAACTACAGCGTCGACGAGTTTTATGGCGAGGTACGGGTACCCATTCTGGACGGACGCCCCTGGGCACAGGTCCTGGCCTTCGAAGCCTCCTTCCGCTACTCGGATTACAGTACTATCGGCGATGACACCACCTTTGGTGTTGTACTTGAGTACGCGCCACTGGATCAGCTTCGTTTCCGCGGCACCTATTCAGAGGGCTTCCGTGCACCGGGCCTGGACGACCTGTTCCTGCCCCCCACCGTCTCTGCGGAAACTTACGCAGATCCCTGTAATGAATACGGTGCAGGCGACAACGCCAACGTGATCGCCAACTGTCAGGCGGACGGTATCGCCCCAGGCACCACGATTGCCTCTACCCAGGCCACCGGCCTGTTCGGCGGCAACCCCGACCTGGAAGCGGAAAAGTCCGAAAGCTGGACTCTCGGCATTGTATGGACCCCGACGTGGACCGACGACCTGGGCTTCACCGTGGACTACTTCGATATCAGTATCGACGATGCGATCGGCACCCTGACCACCAACACCATCGTGCAAGGCTGCTACGAAAGTGCCAACTTCAGCTCGCCGCTGTGTGACCTGATTACCGGCGCACCGGCAGTGGGCACCAGCCCGTCACAAGGAGCGCCGACCCGACGCGCCTCTGACCTGACCATTGCAGGCCAGCTGTTGAACAGCCAGAACGTCGCCACCTTTGAAACGTCCGGTGTCGACCTCGGCTTCGACTACAGCATCGACGCAGGACCCGGTGTAGTGACCGTCAATGCAACAGCAACCTATTTGCACGAATGGAAGTACCGTGGCAGCTCCGAAGACCCCACCGTTGACCTGGCGGGCTACTTCGGCGCAGACCCGGTGACCACCGCCATCGTGGCCTTCCCCGAGTGGAAGTTCTACGGCACCGTGGGCTATGAGTACGACTGCTGGAGCGCCTTTACCACCGTGCGCATGCTCGGCGAAGTGGACGACTTCGACCCGTCCCCCGGTGACCTGGCCACTCACATCGATACCACCTGGTACCAGGATGTGAACTTCAACTATTTCCGTTGGGAAAACGTCACCTTGACCGGTGGTATCCGCAACGTATGGAATCAGCAGCCTCCGTACGTCACCAACAATGACGACATGAACACCCTGATGAGAAGCTACGACACCGTCGGCCGCTTCTTCTACGGTAGCGTGTCCCTGAAGTTCTAAAACTCTCCGGCCCCGCCACTCTGGCGGGGCCTCCTTTCTCCCCCTCTCTTACTATTCCCGGCCCCCCTCGATCCAATTCAGAAAATTAGACGATCGTCCCCAGATCAGGAAGGCCATGCATGCCTTACCTGTCATTTGTTCCATGCTTATTATTTTTTGAATTTCTTTTGAGGGAACTTATTCCTCATCCGTTAAATACTCGTTGGGAAGAGAATGACCGCTTGGGGGTAGTCGTTCTCACACACGCCAAATCTGGCAACACAATATAAATCCAACGATCAAGAGAGGATTTACAATGAAAAAGAACCTTCTGTCCGCAGCGGTAACTGCTGCGATCCTGGTTCCTGCTATGCCCACGTTTGCGCAGCAAGACGCACAAATGGTAGAAGAGGTTGTCGTTACTGGTTCACGTATCAAGCGCCAAGACTTGGAATCAGTTAGCCCCTTCACTTCTATCAGCTCAGAAGAATTCAAAATCTCCGGCAACCTGAACGTCGAGCAGAAGCTTGCGGAACTGCCGCAGACCATGCCCAGCTTTGGCCCTAGCTCCAACAACCCGGGTGACGGCACCGCTCGTGTCGACCTGCGTGGTCTGGGCTCTTACCGTACCGTCGTTCTGGTAAATGGCCGTCGCTACATCCCGTCTACCCAGACTGGCGTTGTCGACCTGAACACCATCCCGGGCACCCTGCTCAAAAATGTTGACGTTGTAACCGGCGGTGCTTCCGCGGTATACGGTTCTGACGCACTGGCAGGTATTGTCAACTTCCAGATGGTTGACGACTTCGAAGGCGTACAGATCACTTCTCTGCACGACGTAACTACCGAAGGTGATGGCGCCAAGTCCAACATCGACCTGACCATGGGCGGCAACTTTGCCGATGGCCGTGGTAACGCCGTAGTCTACGCCTCCTGGTCTGAGCGTGAGTCCGTAATGCAGGGCGACCGCGACTTCTCCAGTGTTGCACTGACTGAAAGCGGTGGCCAGCTGATTGCCGGCGGTTCTTCCGGTATTCCTGGCACCCTGGTATTCGACACCGGAACCACCTTCAACTCCGACGGTACTTCCCGCGCTTTCCAAGATCCGGCTGACCGCTTCAACTACGCTCCAGACAACTATCTGCAGCTGCCGCAAGAGCGCTTCCTGATCTCCTCCTTCGCGCACTACGACATCAGCGAAAATGCCACCGCCTACGGTGAAATGGCATTCGCGCACAACGAAGTGCCTCAGGAACTGGCCCCGACTCCGGCGTTTACCACTATTTCTGTAAACCCGAACACTCCGTTCTTTGATGCCGCTTACCAAGACGAGCTGCGCCAGATGAACATCGATGCTGGAGTGGACGTCAACACTCCGGTTGATCTGTTCGTTGGCCGCCGCATGGTTGAGAACGGTTCTCGTCAGTCCCTGGACACCCGTGATGCCTTCCGCATCCTGGCCGGTGTTCGCGGTGACATTAACGATGACTGGTCTTACGACACCTACTACAGCCACAGCAACCTGGAAAATACCAACCTGCTGAACAACGACGTTGCAGCGTCTCGTTTCCGTCAGGCGCTTCTGGTAACCGATGACGGCATGGCGTGTCAGGACACCTCCAATGGCTGTGCTCCGCTGAACATCTGGGGTGCCGGCAACATTTCCCAGGAAGCAATCGACTTCATCAATGTTGGCGCCACCAACAAAACCAGCATCACTCAGGAAGTATTCTCCGCGAGCGTATCCGGTTCCCTGGCAACCCTGCCAACCGCAGATGAGGCGGTCGGCGTCGTATTCGGTATCGAGCACCGTAACGACGAGTCCACCTACCGTCCGGACTCCTTCCTCTCCGCTGGTGACGTACTGGGCTTCAACGCCGGTAAAGCCACCGTTGGTAGCTACAGCGCCGACGAAGTCTTCACCGAAGTTAACGTACCTCTGGTACAAGGCAAGGCGGGTGTTGAGAGCCTGACTCTGTGGGGCGCTGCGCGTTACTCCGATTATTCCAACATCGGCGGCGTAACTTCCTACGCAACTGCTCTGAACTACGCACCGATCGACATGGTGAAAATCCGTGCTGGTTTCCAGCAAGCGGTTCGTGCTCCTAACGTTTCCGAGCTGTTCCTGGGTCAGTCCAATGGCTTCCCTTCAGCTGACGACCCCTGTGCAGCTGGCAACGTGACCGCTGAAACTGATACTGCTCTGTGTTCCGCCACTGGCGTGACCGCTGGCAGCTTCAACCAGGCCAACTCCCAGATTGAAGGTCTGTTCGGTGGTAACCCGGACCTGCAGGAAGAAACTTCCAACACCTTCACCTTCGGTGTTGTGGTTGAACCGATGGACGGCCTGGACGTAGCACTTGACTACTACAACATCGAAATCGAAGACGCGATCGACGTTCTCGGCGGTGGTGTAAACAATGTTCTGGACCTGTGCTACAACGTTGTTAAGGACATCAGCTCTCCGTTCTGTCAGGCGATTACCCGCCGCAGCGATGGCAACGTTCAGATCGTAGAAGTTCTGAATGAAAACATCGGCTTGATCGAAACCAGCGGTATTGACCTCAACGTCAACTACGGTACTGATCTGGCCTTCGGTATTGATGGCGGCTCTTACCTGAGCGTTGCCTTCAACAGCACTTACCTGCTGGACTTCGATCAAACTCCGATCGCTGATCTGCCTGAGCGTGTAAACTACTGTGCAGGCTCCTTCGGCAACACCTGTGGAGCTCCGCGTCAGGAGTTCAACTGGAACAGCCGTATCACCTGGTCCAGCGGCCCGCTGACTCTGTCCGCACTGGTTCGCTACCTGGGTGAAAGCGATGACGATGTGATCGCGAACAGCGACGTTGCTGCTTCCGACCTGGTTGTACCGACTATCGATGCAGAAACTTACCTGGATCTGAGCGTTGGCTACGCCATGAGCGAAAACCTGGACCTGAACGTTGGTATCAAGAATGCCCTGGACACCGAACCGACTCCGCTCGGCGATGCTCAGGAGCAGGCAAATACCTTCCCGTCCACTTACGACCTGCTGGGTCCGCGCTACTTCCTGAGCGCGAGCTACAAGTTCGACTAAGTTGAACCTGTAACCTAAGGTAGTATGGAAACGGCGAGCTTTGCTCGCCGTTTTCAATTCCAATGAACACAATGAAGAATCAACCGATCAATCCAGCGCTACTTAATCAACTGTTTGCACTCATCAACAGCGGACAGTCCAGAGCGGCTCTGCCAGAGATACACCGGCAATTAACGCTGTCGCCCACCGAGCCAAACCTCTTGCACCTGGCGGGAATCGCCAGCGCTGCTACTGGCAGGAACGCTGAAGCCCTTTCCTATTTCAAAAAATCACTGCAATCTGCCCCGAATCAGCCAGCGGTTCTCAATAATTTGGCGAATTTGCTCAAAAAAATGGGAGAGATCTCAAACGCCAAGATCCACTTTCAGAAAGCAGTATCACTTAGCCCGAATTTCCTGGAAGCCCAACTTGGCCTGGCCACCCTTGAGTATGACCAGCAGTCCTACGGCGAAGCACGCAAAATAGCGCTATCGGCACTGGACGCGCACCCAAAGAACCTTCCCGTACTGAACCTACTCGGAAACATCAGCAAGAAGACTGATGAATTCGAAAAAGCGATAACATTTTTTGAGCAGGCGTTGTCGATCAAGCCGGAGTACGTCCCCGCCATTTATGGTCTGGCGGCAACGTATTCAGAAATAGCCCTCGATGAAAAAGCACTGCCACTATTTGAAAAGGCATCCAGGCTACGCCCGAACACAGCAGAGATTGAATACTCCCTTGCGCTCACTCAATTAAATCTGAACAGGTTTGACCAGGCAGAAGCAAACCTTAAGAACCTGATTGCGATTCACCCGCTTTATATCGACGCGCACAAGACCCTTAACGAGATTTACTGGCAACAAGGCAAGAAGAGTGCGTTCTGCGCGAGCTACGTTGCGGCGCGATCCAGTAACCCGAAGAGTACTGAACTGACCATTTCGCACGTTGAAAGCCTGTTAGCTGCGGGCGACGTCGCCGAAGCCGAACATGCCCTTGAGAGTGACTGGGCAGACTCCTCGAACCCCAACATACAGTTCTTAAGGGGAAAAATCGCCGAAGGACGCTCCCAACTTAGAGAAGCCCTTCCGCTCTATGAGTCCTCCTACGAACAACTAAAAACGACAGACATTGCCAAACAGCTGATTACTGCTCAAATCCAATGTCAGCAATTTGACAAGGCCCAGGAATTGCTTACGCAACACCTGCGTCGATACCCTGATGACCAGCTATTATGGGCCCTACAGGGAACATGCTGGAAAATGACGGACTCTGAAAAATACGAATGGCTAATACAAGACAACCGATTCATCCAGGAGTTTGAAATACCGACTCCCGATGGCTTCGCCTCTCTGGATGATTTCCTGGACCAATTGAAAGAACACCTTTTGGCCATACACAATCTTGAAGCCCAACCGTTAAATCAGTCCGTTAGAGAAGGCATTCAGACCCCCGGCAGACTGTTACACAAACCCAACCCGGTCATTCAGGCCCTGAAAGCGAGCTTCACCGAGGTCGTCAGCCATTATATCGAGTCAATGCCTACCGACACTTCACACCCTTTGCTACGGCGCAAATCCAGTGATTTCACGTTTTCAGGGTCGTGGTCGGTGCTATTGAGGGGCGGCGGGCACCACGTTAGTCACGTCCACCCGGCCGGCTGGATCAGCTCCGCGTTCTATGCGGCGGTCCCACCCAACGCATCCAGGGATAAACTGGCTGCGGGCGACATCTATTTCGGGCAATCGCCGTATCAGCTTGGGGAGCGTGACGATATTGAGTGTCATTTAACACCCACTGCAGGAAAACTCGTTTTATTTCCTTCGTTCACCTGGCACGGAACCGTTCCCCTGCCACTGGAAAAGAACGCCCCGAAGAGGATAACAACGCCCTTTGACGTTACGCCAAGAAGCGGTCATTTAAACTAACTGGCATCCGTGTCTCGCCGCAGCCAACCGGTAATGGAGTAGCGGCTGGTTGCGGCAAACGGGGTGACATAGGACACGGAATGCTTTTGGGGGACTTTGAATACATTGATCGCATTAAATGCAGGGACCAAGCTCCCTACAACGTTCTCTTCCCCATCAAAAAGGTGGAACAGCCCACCCCAGTCCGGACTCCAGTTTTTTGTCAGGTTGATTACATATGCAGCAACACGATTTTTCCCCGAGACATTGTCGTCATGGATTTTCAGAAAGTGCCCTCGGTCATAGCTGGTCGCCTGAACGTCAGCAAACGCTATTGACTCTTCACCGGTCAAAATTCTCATGAGCGAAAGGAAGGGCTTGCTGTTCACCAGCTCATATAGATTATTCAGTGGATTGCCTGGCAATATATTATTCTTATAAATATCGAACACAGGGATACTCTTGTAAAAATAGCCAAAGGTATCCGTAGCACTCTGCCAAATATATTCGTTCAGGGCCTTTTTCTGTTCTTCACTCCAGGAACAGTAATCCCGGTAACTAAGATCGACATGCTTCCCCTGGCGATTGAACACCAGGTTCCACTCACTCTGCGATTCCAGCAATTCCCAAAGCGCATTTGCCGATTCATTATTGAGAAATTCAGAGATCTGAACGAACCCCCGCTTTTCAAAATCTGATGAATAGCGCCGAATATCCAAAGAATCACTAATGTGGTACATTTCAGAGTTACACCGAAAAAATAAAAGCACTCAACTTTCGAACATATCAGGGGACTTCCCCGCCTATTCGAAACCGAACCGACCATTCGCATTGTACCAGAGTAGCCACAGAATCATGAACCAGCCCGACTTATTTGAATCGGCAAAACGCGCCATCAAAAGCGGTAACCTCGGAGAAGCTGAGAAGCTACTCAGGGACAACCTCGGGAATCAAGCTCAGTTCGAAGTTACCCGGCTGATGCTCGCTGAAATTCTAATTCAACGAGGTGACAGCAACTCGGCACAATCGCTGCTACTTGATGTGGTGGAAAAAACTCCAGGCAACCCACACAGCCACATATTACTGGCACATATTTCGAGGCTCAAAGAGAATCGTCCCCAGGCCCGGAAACATCTTCAAGCCGCTTTAAAATCAAGCAGCCTGACCCAGGAGAACCTTAAGTTCATTGCCGACGAATGCGTAGCCATTGAAGATTTCCATACTGCTATTCACGTGCTGAATCACGTAAATCCGATGGATGGAAAGAGCTTCCATAATCTGGGCTACTCTTACTTCCGAATTGGCGAAACAGGCAAGGCACTGCCGATATACC
It includes:
- a CDS encoding TonB-dependent receptor, which encodes MNFRHWAALSLTGLLVLTKSAAAACPESGVQIAKGPLSRALIALGRECRVSLVVQDNSAASIYIPELHLETPDGSIAPALHQLLERTTLTFTHTGTNAIAVVARSEDSEDEAAESPLLPAEEVTVTGRNLTGSHLRHLKLDSYAPIDVLAQPELEITGAQTIAELLKFLPAVSGNSTSTSVTNGGNGTATVTLRGLPASNTLVLINGRRIVNNGFGGEAADLNTIPLSAVDRIEVLKDGASAVYGSDAIAGVVNIILRRDFDGLSVNSYYGQAERGDQQTNSYSVTWGAGDDDRHLMFSLADYRQGEIYSRDRALSASADNRARGGTDLRSSASPQGYIALSDGVVTSTENGYDTWTPEDLYNFREYTSALVPSERQSLYVAGNQNLSESVEAYAELMAIRTRSESTMAATPVFTRFDNGDLTISADQIHNPFGEEITDVRKRVLELGPRVQYNSTDTWRLNTGLKGTVEDWQWELTAAAHYTRAKERLSNLINPNRLSTGLKGADVCNADAGCVPVNLLGPSGSIDQAQLDYIRGENRVSGATRMASLTYVANGPLGHNRAGDILAAAGVEIRREAIDFTSTDASGLSLIGGVASGAAQGERLIGEAFGEISVPLIAKSLWLDGAVRYSDYSDFGSTANPKMALRWRPWPSLLLRASYATGFKAPTLVDMNQTGSQSQEFLFDPCTNSNAASLPGCNGRADQARIQYLTEFGGNPDLQPETSDNRSLGIVWTPGDFTGFHASLDLFDIRQNDVIDTNPQYLINQNALNGLFSDRVLRDDKGDITRVVATRLNIGAREVRGVDASMRYQYQSRELGLIRWSINSSHMASYLNQLAPGSPVENLAGTFVDSASGGAGSLPEWKANTGIYWKRGRWEGGYTVHYVDELEESFTLNNESVTRSIHSWSTHDLQLAYGVPLGFRFAIGIDNLLDNAPPFAASAFNDNFDARTYDLAGRYWYTTFSFNM
- a CDS encoding TonB-dependent receptor plug domain-containing protein, which translates into the protein MDKTRLSRAIKGAIAAAAVTSSFSTVTIAQDVQAQVEEIVVTGSRIQRATDANSATPISVFDAAQLEQSGQTTLEDFLQDIPSMTGGQLGSSVNNGSAGLATVSLRGLGSSRTLILMNGRRLSSSGGATGVVDLNTIPTSIIERVEILRDGASTIYGSDAIAGVINIITKKGFEGAELTFDYGSSTHGDGDEYLAAMTLGASNDRGHVMLNAQYTKRDEIGQGDRRFSECPLREIGGNVVCGGSATTTPARFSPTANSDQLIVDPITGEVRDFNAATDAYNFAAVSYLITPQEVASMYGYGTYELYDWKDVTTFNAFSELSFVNRRSDQLLAAEGTFWGPEVPITSPYNPIGEPVNIGRRLEETGGRAFSQDLNTWRGVVGLEGEFCNEWTWDLSYNYSRWVDTQIDRGRGNTVRFQNLLDPVACAADEECSAALADSGGVPAWNPFVEGSLTPAMQDYALVTNSPVERSNLRSFQANLVGDFGDWSLASEAPQWAVGYENRAERAEIVPDGAAQIGQIYFVSGDAWGGNYSVDEFYGEVRVPILDGRPWAQVLAFEASFRYSDYSTIGDDTTFGVVLEYAPLDQLRFRGTYSEGFRAPGLDDLFLPPTVSAETYADPCNEYGAGDNANVIANCQADGIAPGTTIASTQATGLFGGNPDLEAEKSESWTLGIVWTPTWTDDLGFTVDYFDISIDDAIGTLTTNTIVQGCYESANFSSPLCDLITGAPAVGTSPSQGAPTRRASDLTIAGQLLNSQNVATFETSGVDLGFDYSIDAGPGVVTVNATATYLHEWKYRGSSEDPTVDLAGYFGADPVTTAIVAFPEWKFYGTVGYEYDCWSAFTTVRMLGEVDDFDPSPGDLATHIDTTWYQDVNFNYFRWENVTLTGGIRNVWNQQPPYVTNNDDMNTLMRSYDTVGRFFYGSVSLKF
- a CDS encoding TonB-dependent receptor plug domain-containing protein, with amino-acid sequence MKKNLLSAAVTAAILVPAMPTFAQQDAQMVEEVVVTGSRIKRQDLESVSPFTSISSEEFKISGNLNVEQKLAELPQTMPSFGPSSNNPGDGTARVDLRGLGSYRTVVLVNGRRYIPSTQTGVVDLNTIPGTLLKNVDVVTGGASAVYGSDALAGIVNFQMVDDFEGVQITSLHDVTTEGDGAKSNIDLTMGGNFADGRGNAVVYASWSERESVMQGDRDFSSVALTESGGQLIAGGSSGIPGTLVFDTGTTFNSDGTSRAFQDPADRFNYAPDNYLQLPQERFLISSFAHYDISENATAYGEMAFAHNEVPQELAPTPAFTTISVNPNTPFFDAAYQDELRQMNIDAGVDVNTPVDLFVGRRMVENGSRQSLDTRDAFRILAGVRGDINDDWSYDTYYSHSNLENTNLLNNDVAASRFRQALLVTDDGMACQDTSNGCAPLNIWGAGNISQEAIDFINVGATNKTSITQEVFSASVSGSLATLPTADEAVGVVFGIEHRNDESTYRPDSFLSAGDVLGFNAGKATVGSYSADEVFTEVNVPLVQGKAGVESLTLWGAARYSDYSNIGGVTSYATALNYAPIDMVKIRAGFQQAVRAPNVSELFLGQSNGFPSADDPCAAGNVTAETDTALCSATGVTAGSFNQANSQIEGLFGGNPDLQEETSNTFTFGVVVEPMDGLDVALDYYNIEIEDAIDVLGGGVNNVLDLCYNVVKDISSPFCQAITRRSDGNVQIVEVLNENIGLIETSGIDLNVNYGTDLAFGIDGGSYLSVAFNSTYLLDFDQTPIADLPERVNYCAGSFGNTCGAPRQEFNWNSRITWSSGPLTLSALVRYLGESDDDVIANSDVAASDLVVPTIDAETYLDLSVGYAMSENLDLNVGIKNALDTEPTPLGDAQEQANTFPSTYDLLGPRYFLSASYKFD